GGAACTACGATTATCGTTTTGTCTGGATGCGGGATGTTGCCCTCATCACCGGGTCAATCGTCCAGGTTGACGAAGTAGGGGAAGTTGAAGAAAACTTTCTTTCGTTTATGTGTGGGGCTTTGGGTAAAAATGATCAAGCCAATCTGTCTCCTTTTTATAGTGTAGAAAAAGAAGTTATAGCCAGCGCGGAGCAACTAGAGCTTGGGGGCTACCGAAACAGTCGGCCTGTACAGATTGGTAATACCGCCAGTAAACAGTTGCAATTAGACAGTGACGCGAACATACTCATCGCGGCTAAGCTGGTTTATGATCGATTCGGTAAACGGGAGCATTGGGAGGCTGTTTGTAAAGTAGCCAACTTTCTGGCCGAAAACTGGAAACGTGAAGACAATGGTATCTGGGAAGAAGAAGTCAGGAAGCATTATACAACCAGTAAAGCCTATACGGCCAGAGGCTTAGAGTTCATAGCCAAATACGCTGATTCGCCAGCCCAGGCGTCTTATTGGAAGGAAACGGCTTCTCAAATCCGCAAGTTTGTGCACGATCACTGCATGACCAAACAGGGTGCGTTTGCGGTGTATGCGGGTTCGGAGGAAGTAGACATTGCGGCTGCTTTGTTTACGCCCTGGTCCTACACGGAGCCCGACAGTCGGGAGATGAAAGCAACCGTACAAGCGCTGGAAACCGACTACTGCCGAAATCACTTATACTGGCGTCATCTGGAAGAGTTTGATTCGAAAAAGGAGGGGGCATTTTTAGCCGGTACGTTCTGGATGGCTCATCATTATGCCATCGCCGGTAATCTGCCTAAAGCAAAGGCTATTATCGAAGCGGGGTTGGCGTACCAAAATGATCTTGGCTATTTCAGTGAAGAAGCGGGTATTAACTCGGGAGAAATGCTGGGCAATTTTCCCCAAACCTTTGTACATTCCTCATTCATCTGCGCTGTTAACGGCCTAAAACTAGCCATGGCGGGCAAAGATAGCCGTGCCTTTTAGCAAGTCGGAGATAAACGCAGTCTCTTGCCGGACGGGTGAAATCAGCGGATAATAAAAGGCTACTAACTACGGCTGGCCTGGCGTTTTATAGGCTAATGGACTGATTGCTTTCTGCTCTGATAACGCTTCGACGGAAGTTTTGAATGATTTCTTCAGCACGTATTGAGCCATTACCGGAAAGTGGTCTGAAAAAGAAATACCTGATAAGGTTTGGCAGGCTTTGATGTGCCAGTCTGAACTAACGAATTGCTGGTCGATGCGAACGCAATAGGGGTGTCGGTTCAATGTAAAACCGAGCCCCTGCCCGGCTTCTTCAAACGCGTTTTTAAAGTTCTGGCTTAATTTTCCGTACGAGTAACCGATGGGTGTTTCGTTGAAATCTCCGCAGATAATCACCGGATATCGACTGCCTACCACGTACAATTCAACTTCCTGAAGTTGTTCATTCCGGTTTTCAAACCCTTCTTTTAGTCGGTGAAATGTATCGCCTAGTTCGAAACAAAAGCGACCGATATTCCCTGATCTCAAGGCTTCCATAGCCTCATTGGTACGCACGCCCATCGACCACAGATGAACATTGACGACCCGGATCGTATCGGCTCCGTAAGCGATATCAGCGCACAAAAATCCGTTTATATCGGGACCGTGCGTTCGATTCCAGATCCGTCCATACTGTTTTACAATCGGGTATCTGGAAAGCAGAGCCAGTCCAATTTGACGGTCTTTATCGAAGCAGGTCAGCTTCTCAACTTTCGTAGCGTATTGGCTTTCAAGCTGAGAATTAGGTGAGTACTCCTGAAAACAGGCGATGTCCGCTTTCAAAAGAGATTCGTCCAGTTTGTTGTTCGTACTGACTGGGAACGTTTCACTATTGAAACTCAATACATTCAATGTCTGTGCCTGGCTGATCTCCAAGTCAACAGCGCTTGTCCCTACCAATCTCTTTACGACGACAAACGAGAACAAAACCCAGATCAATCCAGCCATAGCTATCTGGCTTTGCCGCTTGTAAAGCAAATAAATGCAGGCAATCAATCCGCAGGGAATAGCCAGGGGCAAGGTCATCATCACAAACCCGGTAAGCCAATGACCAACCACTGGATAATAGCAAAAAGCCACCGTAAAAAACAGGTAGCTGAGTGCTGTATAGGCTAGTGGAAATTGCCGGTATTTAGCCCAGAAAATTGTTGCTACGTTTGTGAGCATTGCCCATGCATGCCGCAGAAGCAATACCAAAAGACTAATTAGTTTATAAAAAGTTAGCATAGCTTTCAATGTGGAGGTGGGTTGTGCGAACGGAAAATTCGTTGCTATTATTTGACAGCAAAACTGCCATTGCCGATCCTGAATCCTTCAGAATACAGTTCCACCGAGTAATTACCCGGCTTATAGGCCGTATCCCGGCGAAATAAAATATCAACCTGCTGATCGTTATTTTCGAAGGGAACCGACTGACGGATGCTATACCCGATCTCCCGGCCTTCGAACCATAACACCCCGCCAATACCGGTTTCGCTGACGACAGCTCCGTTGGCGTCCAGTATGCGTACGTAGATATCTTTATTGTTTTTCAACGCTACCGGATTCGATGGTATGATAAAGCTTATTTTTAGACGGTCGATGCGCGACGCTTTGTAGGAACCACCGTCGCGTTCTCTGCCGTTGGAAGCCAGGGCATTGACTTTTACGTTTACGGCTTTCATGGCTGAAGCCAGCGTCACTTTATCCTTTAAGTCGGCGTTTTGAGCGGAATAGTCAACCACCGTTTGCGTTAAAGCCGCTTTTTCGCTTCTTAGCCCTTCGTTTTCGCTTAAAATAGTTTGTTTTTCTTCTTCCAGTACCCGAGCCTGGTTACGAAGTTGTCCGTTTTCGTCTTTCAGCTTGCGTATATCTTCCTCGTTTAAAACCAGGAAATTCTGGTAATCCTTGATCTTGAGCGTATATTTCTGAACAGAAAAGGAAAGATCGTATTTAAGTTTCTTTTTGTCGTTTTCCAGTTGTCGCTTAATGCGTTCCAACTCCGTTACGCTGCCGCCGAGCTGTCGCACTTCGACAATCTTTTTGTCCAGTACCGTTGAAATGGAATCGAGTTTGTTCTGAGTAAGGGCAAACTGCTCTACTTTGGAGGTGAGCAATTTCTGGACTTCCAGGGTTTCGTTGCGGGAGCCGATGAACAGATACGCCAGTAACGCCAGAATGCCAGCCAAAGCCCCAACGGTTAGGTTTAGCACCTCTTGCTTTTTACTTGTTGCTTCAACTTCCATCTTCCTAGAATTAGTAGATTATATGCAAAGCAACAAAACCGAACTTAAGCAGAACTTAAACTGACTTTAAATTTACCTTAAAATGGAGCTAAACTGGATAACGTTAAAATAAAGGTGGTTCCTTTTGGGGTAGACTGGACTGTTATCTCCCCCTTGTGCATCTGAGTGACCTGTGCAACAACAGCTAAGCCAACCCCATGTCCTTTACTCGACTGAGCGGTGGCATTCCCCCGAAAGAAAGGCTGAAAGATGTGCGGCAAGTCGGCGGGTGGTATTTGTGATCCCTCGTTGAAAACGGAAATAATAATCTTTCCTTTCTGTGAGCGAAAATCAACTGTTGCCGTTTTCTGGGGAGAGAACTTACAGGCATTATCCATGAGATTCATGAGCAAAACCTGCAACGAAGCTTTATTGCCCTGTGTGATCAACGCTTCTTCATCGTCGGGAAAGTCAGTGAACGTTAGCTGAACGGTGTAGTCTTCGTGCCAGTCCTGCAACCGCGTTTTCGTTTCCCAAAGGAGTTCATCCATTCGGACCGGCTCGAAGTACATCGTGTTCGCTCGGATAGACGTATTAGCCAGTTCTAACAAAGTATTTGTTAGTTGCGTCAGGCTACGGGCATCTTCCTGCAACGATTGCAGCGTTCGTTCGTACGTCTCCGGATTTCGTTTTTGAATCAGTGCGACATCAATCTGCGAATTGATTTTGGTAAGCGGATTTTTCAACTCGTGCGAGACGTTGGCGATAAACATTTTTTGGGTGTTTAAAGCCTGTTGGATTCGGTCGAGTAATTGGTTGAATGTCGCTACCAGCAAACCAATTTCATCCGACTGATTCGGGTGTTCCACGCGCCTGTCCATGTTGGCCGGAAAAATGGTATTAACCTGCTGAATAATACCCGACATGGGTGCTAATGCCCGGTCGGCAAAAAGCCAGCCCGAAACGCCAAGTAGTAAGATTGCGGCCAACACCATAACCGTAAGAATCTTTTTGAGATCGTTCAGCGCTTCGATTCCAGGTTGGTCAATGCCACTGACGATCACCCAGTTACTGCCGTTGCCCCGTGCCAAGTGAATCGCAACGATTTGGTAATCGTTCTGGTGTAGATACAGACTCTGAGAGGTTGAATCGAGTTTGGAGATAAACTGTTGGTGAAACTGGGTATTCGCGGGATTCGTAGAAAACAAGACTTCTTTTGTCTTGTCATTATAAATCGAAATGTTCTCGTTGAGCAACGGCACTTTATCGGCTGAGTCAATCAGTCGCAGGACCGTACTATCCGTTTGCTGTAAATCAAAAAGCAGCGTAGTTGTGGTAATCGCGCGATCCTGAAGGCGCTTGAAGAATCGTTTTTCCAAGTAAAGCTTACTGAAAAAGTAAACCCCGACCGAAAAGAACAGTAAGATCAGCGTGACCAGAAAAACAAACTGGTACGTTAGGCGGGTACGGATGTTAATCATTATGACACTAACTTTACGACATAGCCCATACCAATCTGGGTATGGAGCAACTTGATATCGAAGTCTTTGTCGATCTTTTTGCGGAGAAAATTTATGTATACTTCGATCACATTGGTTCCCGTGTCGAACGTTACATCCCAGTGTTTTTCTGCCAGTTCAACCTTAGAAATTACGCGCCCCTGGTGTCGCAGAAAATATTCCAGTAGCTGAAACTCTTTGGCTGTCAGGGAAATTTCTTTACCCCCGCGCACTACCTTTTTAGTATCCGGATTTAATTCCAGATCGGCAATTTTAAGCAAATTAGCGGTTGGAGCGATATTGTTATGACGACGGGTAAGCGCCCGGACCCGCGCCATAAGCTCGCGAAACTCAAACGG
This window of the Spirosoma oryzicola genome carries:
- a CDS encoding glycoside hydrolase family 15 protein; the encoded protein is MIRQPQINDLALISDRQTGALLDKQGTISWFCPTRFDAEAVFSLLLDQQKGGYWLVEADDKQFVSRAYHERSSVLTTQYTVAGQPFFITDWMPIDFAFRGICRQFSNATEEITNRIRLKPDYGLRDCIPVLADDSLSVNFPSVSLCLYTSHPSTLEENELVFRIPANETGWAVLVDERKPHPPLTVELLQDSLRHTENVWKQLGSLLVYDGPYEKEVNDSIRAIQQLTYAKTGGIIAAATTSLPEVIGGKRNYDYRFVWMRDVALITGSIVQVDEVGEVEENFLSFMCGALGKNDQANLSPFYSVEKEVIASAEQLELGGYRNSRPVQIGNTASKQLQLDSDANILIAAKLVYDRFGKREHWEAVCKVANFLAENWKREDNGIWEEEVRKHYTTSKAYTARGLEFIAKYADSPAQASYWKETASQIRKFVHDHCMTKQGAFAVYAGSEEVDIAAALFTPWSYTEPDSREMKATVQALETDYCRNHLYWRHLEEFDSKKEGAFLAGTFWMAHHYAIAGNLPKAKAIIEAGLAYQNDLGYFSEEAGINSGEMLGNFPQTFVHSSFICAVNGLKLAMAGKDSRAF
- a CDS encoding endonuclease/exonuclease/phosphatase family protein, whose protein sequence is MLTFYKLISLLVLLLRHAWAMLTNVATIFWAKYRQFPLAYTALSYLFFTVAFCYYPVVGHWLTGFVMMTLPLAIPCGLIACIYLLYKRQSQIAMAGLIWVLFSFVVVKRLVGTSAVDLEISQAQTLNVLSFNSETFPVSTNNKLDESLLKADIACFQEYSPNSQLESQYATKVEKLTCFDKDRQIGLALLSRYPIVKQYGRIWNRTHGPDINGFLCADIAYGADTIRVVNVHLWSMGVRTNEAMEALRSGNIGRFCFELGDTFHRLKEGFENRNEQLQEVELYVVGSRYPVIICGDFNETPIGYSYGKLSQNFKNAFEEAGQGLGFTLNRHPYCVRIDQQFVSSDWHIKACQTLSGISFSDHFPVMAQYVLKKSFKTSVEALSEQKAISPLAYKTPGQP
- a CDS encoding sensor histidine kinase encodes the protein MINIRTRLTYQFVFLVTLILLFFSVGVYFFSKLYLEKRFFKRLQDRAITTTTLLFDLQQTDSTVLRLIDSADKVPLLNENISIYNDKTKEVLFSTNPANTQFHQQFISKLDSTSQSLYLHQNDYQIVAIHLARGNGSNWVIVSGIDQPGIEALNDLKKILTVMVLAAILLLGVSGWLFADRALAPMSGIIQQVNTIFPANMDRRVEHPNQSDEIGLLVATFNQLLDRIQQALNTQKMFIANVSHELKNPLTKINSQIDVALIQKRNPETYERTLQSLQEDARSLTQLTNTLLELANTSIRANTMYFEPVRMDELLWETKTRLQDWHEDYTVQLTFTDFPDDEEALITQGNKASLQVLLMNLMDNACKFSPQKTATVDFRSQKGKIIISVFNEGSQIPPADLPHIFQPFFRGNATAQSSKGHGVGLAVVAQVTQMHKGEITVQSTPKGTTFILTLSSLAPF
- a CDS encoding response regulator transcription factor, whose amino-acid sequence is MNILIIEDEVKTVQSIKQGLEEHQWEVDVAYDGTMGFQLATRSPYALIICDIILPGMNGLELCRKLRAANVATPVLMLTALGTTDDKIVGLDAGADDYLVKPFEFRELMARVRALTRRHNNIAPTANLLKIADLELNPDTKKVVRGGKEISLTAKEFQLLEYFLRHQGRVISKVELAEKHWDVTFDTGTNVIEVYINFLRKKIDKDFDIKLLHTQIGMGYVVKLVS